Within the Lacerta agilis isolate rLacAgi1 chromosome 15, rLacAgi1.pri, whole genome shotgun sequence genome, the region GAtctaagagtgttttaaatgtacggtgtagCTGGGCCTGTTAGCCACAACCCAGATCAATCCTGTAGCATTATTGAGAAATACAACTGTCTGGTGTGTTCTCCTGCAAAGCAGCTTCCATACCAAATGTCAGCCGTGGTTAAGCAGAGGTGTGTACGTTTCAGACATCCATTAAAAAGGGACCAGGCCagtgttctcacagtagccaaccaggtgctcCTATGGGAATCgcgcaagcaggacccgagcacaagatccctctcccctcttgtggtttccagcaactgggatccggaagcattactgcctccaacagtggaagcacagcatagccattgttcagtcgttccgccgtgtccgactcttcgtgaccccatggaccagagcacgccaggcacccctatccttcactgcctttcacagtttggccaaactcatgccagtcgcttcgagaacactgtccaaccatctcatcctctgtcgtccccttctccttgtgccctccatctttcccaacatcagggtcttttccagggagtcttctcttctcatgaggtggccaaagtacttactggagcctcaacttcaggatctgtccttccagtgagcactcagggctgatttctttaaggatggataagtttgatcattttgcagtccatgagactctcaagagtctcctccagcaccataattcaaaagcatcaattgttcggcgatcagtcttctttatggtccagctctcactactgggaaaaccatggctttaactatatggacctttgtcggcaaggtgacgtctctgctttttaagatgctttatggtccagctctcacttccgtacattactactgggaaagctttaactatacggactataggtttgtcattgctttcctcccaagaagcaggcatcttctaatttcgtggctgctgtcaccatctgcagtgatcatggagcccaagaaagtaaaatctctcactgcctccatttcttccccttctatttgccaggaggtgatgggaccagtggccatgatcttagtttttttgatgttgagcttcagaccatattttgcgctctcctctttcaccctcattaaaaggttctttaattcctcctcactttctgccatcaaggttgtgtcagcagcacatctgaggttgttgatatttcttcctacaaatttgtccaatcctctttaaaagccatctaagttggtgggcacatcactgcctcctgcagaacaGAGTTCCACAGTTCCAACTCTGCACTGTACgaggaagtcctttcttttatctgccctgaatcttacAACAATCAGCTTCATCGAACGTCTGTGAgtcctagtgttatgagagaagacAATGTGTACACAttgtcatagaaccatagaatcgtaaaattggaagggaacccgggggtcatctagtccaaccccctgcgatgcagggatcttggctaaagcatccatggcagagggtcatccaacctctgcttaaaaacctccaaggaaggagagagcaccacctcccaagggacaCAGGTCTGTGGACCTATCTCTACTACCTATAGATACTTACCTTACCTGAGTCTCTCTTAACTCAGTGGGGGTAACTTCTGATCTATACGGGCTGCACTGTCAAGGGGGGGGGCATATCATCTGATTCccacaaaacttttaaaacaacaattacTACCAATAATTGCCCACCCTCCACCCTTAGGTTCCAGGATGGATTACaacattgaaacacacacacacaaaaaccattcTACCCACCATAAAGGCAATATATAACCACACAGGTGTGATCTTTTGGCTTTTAGTTTCAGCCGCCTTACTCTAGTCTTCTTTGGAATTATAATTACGGCATCGTCAGAGTGAGGAAGAGGCTGCAATTATTCTtttacagaaaataataataataatagaataattgTACCTATTTCCCATTTATCACGCTAACGGCGAAAACTTGTCTCGGAAAAGCTTTGCTTAGGAACAAAGGGCTGATCTTATTTAAGCATTTTGTTGCAAtggaaaaacaaccaccaccaatcACTATGACAGTTGGTAGCAATAATTAGCATTATGAAGAATTAGGACATATTTTGGGAGGGTTATGTGCTTGCTGTTAAATCAGGATAATCACTCAGTGTTGCGAGAGAACCCAAGGATAAGAGGCAGAATCTCAAGTCAAGATGAAACAGCAAACACCTGAGTGCAAAAGAAATGCGAAATATCACAGAAATATCacagaaatatctgaagaagtgtgcatgcacacaaaagctaataccaagaacaaacttagttggtctctaaggtgctactggaaggatttttttattttttttattttgttttatcacagaattgtagagctggaaaggatcccaagggtcatctagggaGGGCTGAAAACATTGTAGCAGAACTGCAAGCATCAAACTCCTGCCTAGCTGCAGTATGGAATTAATAAACGcaggcctaccttacagggtcgtTGCAAAGGCTGCAAGATAGCTCCGCTTCCCTGGCGTTGTTGAGCCAGTTCAGATGTCCTGTTGCTCTCCTGTGCCTTCAGCTCGACTGAAGACGGTGTGTGTATCCATTCAATGAGTGGTGGGGAGGTCTGCTCAACCTGAAACGTCTCCatgccaagacaaaagtgtggcaGGATGTGATGTGCAGATGACACAGCCTTGACAGCACACACTGAGGAAGCTCAACGGAGACTGGCTGTTTTGCTCAAGCCTGCTGGGATTTTGGCCTTACCACCAGCCTGTTACAAGTGTCCCCTAAAACTcaattctgcatttttattttttatttttgctttccaaGTTTTATTTTATAACAAATTTCACATCGTGCTTCTTCGTCGTGCTTTAGAAATTATTCTTTCTTTTGCAAGGTGCAGGATTGAGTCATCAGATTCCCCCATTCTGCAAATTGCTCCACAAACTGCGTAAGTTTTGCAGACTCTGCCTGTGACTTTATCAACCTCAGAAATATTCATCTGGATGGAGGCATGGTATTTCCTTAGCACCAATTATCCGGCTGCTAGCAGAGCATTTTCGAGGAACGTAGAGATCTACAAATTCCCCAGCGTCGTTCTGCATTGTGTTTTTCTAGGGTTTTCGCCACAAGTGACGTGCAACAGGAAATTTCTCCTCACATGCCaggctggaactcagttctgcatttgtaagaaataaatCTTTTagacctgcactttggaactccctgcctattgacgtcATATCGGCGCTTTACTTTTTTCAGCACCCGCTAACAACATTTATAcgtaggcaagcctacccaggcgTGAATAATGATGGCATGCATTTCAATCTTGCTTTCACCGATCATTCATGCTTATTaatttttgaatgtttaaatagggttgccatacatctgggatttCAGGGGTGGAAGTGACATCCGGGGGGATTTCCAAAAAGCGGCAGTTCATCCTGGATTCTCGCATAACCGTCTAAATTGCGGCAGAAAGCTTAGGTTATttctctaaaaaataaaaataagggtcAACAATTcgtttgtgtctggattttcacttgtTGAAAGATGGAAACCCTAGAAAAATGTTTTAActaatagttttattgttttctcCTTTTTATAAACTGCTGTAAGGGTTTCATTTGcttgtttacaatcaagcagcatataaatcctacaaaataaataaaattgtatgctacattaatttttttaaatcatgaaaATTGCTTTAGATTAGAAGAAAAAATTGAAGCAATATATCATCATTTAAAATATCCATATACAATAAGAATGATGTTAAAAACTCAGTTCTTCAACACAAATATATCCAcagtttttgtggtttttataaaCACTTAGAGGGgctgagggttgtttttttttaaaaaaaaaaatggaggctACCTTGATAAAGTTTTACTCTATAAAGGCGGCATATCAATATTTCAAACATATATAGTTCTTTGTACATGTAAGCAGGCAGAGAGAAGCAGCCATTACACtgtattgcacacacacaaagttgtATTCAATGTTAGAACCATTGATATTAATGGAGACCATTAACTTTGGTCCATTAATCCCAATGGGACTATTCTGAGCAGAAGCTCAACTGGATCCAACCCACAATGATGATGGTGAAAACGATGACTAGCATAAATTAATATGTAGTCTTTCCACGACGCGCTATTTTGAAGCCGTGGTGCGTCAGTCAGGCCAAATACGGGATGGGAACTATTTTTCTCCCATCTTGGCTCTGCGCGGATGGAGCCTGGAGGCCCGAGCGCTGTTGCCTTGGAGACGCGTCCACGGAGCGAGAGAGGGGGCGGAGCACCGGAGCTGGCGGAGAGCTTCGTCCCAGGACGGGGGCAACTGCTAAAGCGGAGGGAgtgcggggggaggggaggacccCTCCCCCACCTCAGCATGcctgtaattggggggggggggcaggtcatgGGGATgctatgggggaggggggagaaattgaacaattaatgggggggggggctaatgagGAGGTTTCCAAAGAGAAAAGTGGTCAattaattggggtgggggtgtgaagaagcaagagtaataaaaaggTTGAGGTTTTCTGAGGAGAAAGTGGTCAATTAATGAGGGAATAATGAGAAGCTGCAGTTTTATGAGGAGAAAGTGGTCAGTTAATGGGGGGATGATGAAAAGTTGGGGCGTGCTGAGGAGAAAGTGGTAAATGAATGGGGGGTGGTAAAAAAATTGGGGTTTTCTGAGAAGAAAGTGGTCAGTTAATGGGGGGTGATGAAAAGTTGGGGCGTGCTGAGGAGAAAGTGGTAAATTAATGGGGGAAAGTGAAAAGTTGGGGTTTTCTTAGAAGAAAGTGGTCAGTTAATGGGGGAACGTGAAAAGTTGGGGTTTTCTGAGGAGAAAGTGGTCAGTTAATGGGGGGATGATGAAAAGATGGGGTTTTCTGAGGAGAAAGTGGTCAGTTAATGGGGGGATGATTAAAAGATGGGGTGTGCTGAGGAGAAAGTGGTAAATTAATGGGGGATGGTAAAAATTTGGGGTTTTCTGAGGAGAAAGTGGTCAGTTAATAAGGGGAAGGAAGTTTACTGAGGAGTATTGGGGTGGTTATCCCCTACCCCACTTTCAATACTACTTgtgcctgcagatgttttgggggagcCCCACTCCTTTATTTCCAATCTGCGCACATCTTGTAACATCccactgaaatcctgtaacttttttcgTACTGCAAATGCTCTCATGGATGGGCTTCCTTTGTCCTCTGCTGCTGTGTTGGTGCTGCAGTGCAAAAGGGCCCCTCCAGGCTGGGAACATCGCAGGAAACCCAGTAAACGGATAGATGTGTGGACGGTTCTCAAGGATTTGCCTTGAGAAGCAGAATATAAATCTCTTGAATGATATATCGAGGAATTATTAATTCCAGGGGAGTGGAGAGAGCGGATTAGAGTCAGAAATGGAGATCAGTCAGTATCCGCTCCAAAATTCAATTCCCAAGATTCATGCAGACAACGCCTTGACCTCTAAACAGATACTAGATTGGAAGTGGAgatgtatttattattgtttacatttatattccaccttttcctccaaggggctGGAGGTGGTatgcatttctcccccccccacacacacctccattttaatcttcacaacacccttgtgaggtaggttaggctaagagacaacAACTGGCCTGAGGCCACTgggagagcttcatggctgagggaggatttgaacccaagtcccaGTCCAACTCTCGTCTGCTCCTGTCTCTCTTAGGCTCAGCAGCAGCACGCAAAGGAGCAAGAGATACCCAGAAGGATGGACGTGTGTCGGCAAGACCCCCTCTCAGAGGGGGAGGGGGCCAAGACCAAAAAGCCACCTGCGAAGGAACGGCCACACACACCTCAGACCatgaagaaagcaagaaagaagaagaaaaagaaggcagcACCAGATAATGGTGGGCGCCCCCAAGGCCCTTCTGTGATGGTGGGCTCCCTGGCAGCAGTGCCTGCAAGCTGCCATTTTTAAATTGACCACAGTTTTCCCAGCACGGCATggctggaaattgaaaactgggCATTGTGTGAAATCAAAATGGTGGTTTGCATGTACTCACCCAGCCAGAActgggtgtttgtgtgtaaagggtattttatttattgcatttatatcccacctactTTTCTCTCTTGaggggctcaaggtggtgtgcatggttcttctGCTCCTATTTTAATCCCCACAactctgtgaagtaggctaggccgagaggcagtgactgggccaaggttagccagtgagctccatggccagGCCTCTAACCATTGTGCCGCACTGGCTCTGTAAGAGTGGCCTGATGGTAGTTGCAAGAGAGGCTAGCCTTTCAAGCAGCCATGGGGAACTCGGTGGCCGTTCAGCTGATCTACGTCCAccacagccagcctggccaaccAACTCTCAGTTCTGATTTTGGTAGCTGGTGTGCAATAATAttcagaaggccacaggttccccccacGCTGTGGCTGCCAAGTGTCATTTTAGTGCAGCCGTTACAGGGCTGGTTGTGAATTTTGTGCATAAGAACCTACCTAAACTTCCATTCTTTATATCAGCATGTCTCATTTATTCAAGTAGTCTTTCATGCTAGTTAGCAATCTGCACAAGGAGGGAAGGAACAGTGCTGGTGGCGGTCTGCTTTCTTGTAGAAGcaaactctttttctagaaattgGACTCCAGATCTGTGAGTTGGGTGTTTTCGAGAGCAAGTTTAAAGTAGCTGCTCTTCTCTAGTTTAAGCAGTAGAGGGCGGTAGATATTCATCAATTGCCACTCCATTTCAACAGGAGGACATTGAAACATTCTGCCTTTAGGAcacaggtaggcaaactaagccctgggcgccggatccggcccaatcgccttctaaatccagctcgctggtggtccaggaatcagcgtgtttttacatgagtagaatgtgtccttttatttaaaatgcatctctgggttatttgtggggcata harbors:
- the LOC117060371 gene encoding LOW QUALITY PROTEIN: 40S ribosomal protein S21-like (The sequence of the model RefSeq protein was modified relative to this genomic sequence to represent the inferred CDS: deleted 1 base in 1 codon): MQNDAGEFVDLYVPRKCSASSRIIGAKEIHASIQMNISEVDKVTGRVCKTYAVCGAICRMGESDDSILHLAKERIISKARRRSTM